A portion of the Rhodococcus pseudokoreensis genome contains these proteins:
- a CDS encoding polysaccharide deacetylase family protein produces MTIQDFPTADWPGGKAAAVSLTFDVDAEAGWLGEGDEYARRLTILSEGRYGVTRGVPRILDLLGRYDIPATFFVPGHTAQHHPAMVESLLDAGHEIGHHGHLHLRSDKVSEQQQIDEIDRGLEALERLGVPRPRGYRSTSWELTPETFGLLVDRGFLYDSSCMGDDRPYVESWDGLEILELPVHWSLDDWPRFGWNIDGGGNVADPEELRRCWTAEFESARAERRHTSFTMHPEVIGRPYRLAQFEQVVAHMAESADVWFARLDEVAELVSPRLRVAS; encoded by the coding sequence TTGACGATTCAGGACTTTCCCACCGCAGACTGGCCGGGCGGCAAGGCCGCCGCAGTGTCGCTGACCTTCGACGTCGACGCGGAGGCCGGCTGGCTCGGGGAGGGCGACGAGTACGCACGCCGTCTGACCATCCTGTCCGAGGGTCGCTACGGCGTCACGCGCGGAGTGCCGCGCATCCTCGACCTGCTCGGCCGCTACGACATCCCGGCCACGTTCTTCGTCCCGGGGCATACCGCGCAGCACCATCCCGCGATGGTGGAGAGCCTGCTGGACGCGGGGCACGAGATCGGCCACCACGGACACCTGCACCTGCGCAGTGACAAGGTCAGCGAGCAGCAGCAGATCGACGAGATCGACAGGGGCCTCGAAGCTCTCGAGCGGCTCGGCGTCCCGCGGCCGCGGGGATACCGCTCCACGTCCTGGGAACTCACCCCCGAGACATTCGGACTGCTCGTCGACCGCGGATTCCTCTACGACTCCAGTTGTATGGGCGACGACCGCCCGTACGTCGAGTCGTGGGACGGCCTCGAGATCCTCGAACTGCCCGTCCACTGGTCGCTCGACGACTGGCCGCGCTTCGGCTGGAACATCGACGGCGGTGGCAACGTCGCCGACCCCGAAGAGTTGCGTCGTTGCTGGACAGCCGAATTCGAGTCGGCCCGCGCCGAACGCAGGCACACCAGCTTCACCATGCATCCCGAGGTCATCGGACGCCCCTACCGGCTCGCCCAATTCGAGCAGGTGGTGGCGCACATGGCCGAATCCGCCGACGTGTGGTTCGCCCGCCTCGACGAGGTCGCCGAACTGGTGTCGCCGCGGCTGCGGGTGGCGTCGTGA
- a CDS encoding C45 family autoproteolytic acyltransferase/hydolase, protein MTRRFRSTQARPWDRGHEFGSTHAEQVGASVAAYQRLFDRAAGSVVDLDHWGTLALERITAAAPALAEEIAGIADGSGLPVTAVAAINARTEVLAAVGSATPSECSTVVRLRNGAPPVSVQAWDWFAELADLWLVWEIPHDDGHLTTTVTEYGIVGKIGVNDRGLGVHFNILHHTGDGNGIGVPVHVLARAVLDESRDLNHALVRLAQAEVSASTSLTLVASTGGESAAVSVELNPGGIGYALPDPDGLLVHTNHFLSSPANLHDKELRDGPDTVIRFDMLRRRLAGRPDVDAPAVVEAMTSHLLGGGATCCHVDPTLPESTRFETLATVSLDVENGTLTAHSGGPCTIPADFAAPTKENIVLKLKRIDNMDILTRDVDALVEFYHGVLGLPFHLPYEKDEEWAAIDMGNVTLYIFKSEVGEHAPRRTAVNPDNAPGYDSIAFEVDSLDEAVAALDGRVEWVDERIQWKHPSGTWYQYRPFFDPDGNMLYVTEPHIVGAGA, encoded by the coding sequence GTGACCCGCCGGTTCCGGTCCACCCAGGCCCGGCCGTGGGATCGTGGACACGAATTCGGCAGCACCCACGCGGAACAGGTCGGTGCGTCCGTGGCGGCGTACCAGCGGTTGTTCGACCGCGCCGCCGGTTCGGTGGTCGACCTCGACCACTGGGGGACTCTCGCCCTCGAGCGGATCACGGCGGCCGCACCCGCACTGGCCGAAGAGATCGCCGGCATCGCGGACGGCTCCGGTCTGCCGGTGACCGCGGTCGCCGCGATCAATGCCCGCACCGAAGTGCTTGCGGCGGTGGGCTCGGCCACGCCGAGCGAGTGCTCGACGGTCGTCCGGCTCCGGAACGGGGCGCCGCCGGTTTCCGTCCAGGCATGGGACTGGTTCGCCGAACTCGCCGACCTGTGGCTCGTCTGGGAGATCCCGCACGACGACGGTCACCTGACCACCACCGTCACCGAATACGGCATCGTCGGCAAGATCGGCGTCAACGACCGCGGCCTCGGCGTGCACTTCAACATCCTCCACCACACCGGGGACGGAAACGGGATCGGCGTCCCGGTGCACGTGCTCGCCCGTGCCGTGCTCGACGAGTCGCGCGACCTCAACCACGCGCTCGTCCGGCTCGCCCAGGCGGAGGTGTCCGCGTCGACGTCGCTGACACTCGTCGCGAGCACCGGCGGTGAATCCGCCGCCGTGAGCGTCGAACTCAACCCCGGCGGGATCGGGTATGCCCTGCCGGACCCCGACGGCCTCCTCGTCCACACCAACCATTTCCTCAGCAGCCCGGCGAACCTGCACGACAAGGAACTCCGAGACGGACCGGACACCGTGATCCGGTTCGACATGCTCCGCCGTCGACTGGCCGGCAGACCGGACGTCGACGCACCCGCGGTTGTCGAGGCGATGACGTCGCACCTGCTCGGCGGCGGAGCGACGTGCTGCCACGTCGACCCCACCCTGCCGGAGTCGACACGCTTCGAAACCCTCGCCACCGTCTCGCTCGACGTCGAGAACGGCACCCTGACCGCCCATTCCGGTGGTCCCTGCACCATTCCCGCCGATTTCGCGGCACCGACCAAGGAGAACATTGTGCTGAAACTGAAGCGCATCGACAACATGGACATCCTCACGCGCGATGTCGACGCCCTGGTGGAGTTCTACCACGGCGTCCTCGGGCTCCCCTTCCACCTTCCGTACGAGAAGGACGAGGAGTGGGCGGCGATCGACATGGGCAACGTCACGCTGTACATCTTCAAATCCGAAGTGGGCGAACATGCGCCGCGCCGCACCGCGGTCAACCCCGACAACGCGCCCGGCTACGACTCGATTGCGTTCGAGGTCGACAGCCTCGACGAGGCCGTGGCCGCGCTCGACGGGCGGGTCGAATGGGTCGACGAACGGATCCAGTGGAAGCATCCCAGCGGCACCTGGTACCAGTACCGCCCGTTCTTCGACCCCGACGGCAACATGCTGTACGTCACCGAGCCGCACATCGTGGGGGCCGGGGCATGA